The Pseudoxanthomonas suwonensis sequence CCAGGACGGCTGCCGGCCCGCGGGCGGCTGAGCGCGCTCAGCCCTCGCGCAGCCAGCGCGCCGCGTCCAGCGCGAAGTAGCTCAGCACGCCGTCGGCGCCGGCGCGCTTGAACGCCAGCAGCGCCTCCAGCGCGCAGGCTTTCTCGTCGAGCCAGCCGTTGGCCGCGGCGGCCTTGAGCATCGCGTACTCGCCGCTGACCTGGTAGGCGAAGGTCGGCACGCCGAACGCGTCCTTCACCCGCCGCACCACGTCCAGGTAGGGCAGGCCGGGCTTGACCATGACCATGTCCGCGCCCTCGGCGATGTCCAGCTCGACCTCGCGCAGCGCCTCGTCGCCGTTGGCCGGGTCCATCTGGTAGGTGTGCTTGCCGCCCTTGCCCAGGTTGCCGGCGCTGCCGACCGCGTCGCGGAATGGGCCGTAGAAGGCCGAGGCGTACTTGGCCGAGTAGGCCATGATCTTGGTGTTGACGAAGCCCTCGGCCTCCAGCGCCTCGCGGATCGCGCCGATGCGGCCGTCCATCATGTCGCTGGGCGCGACCACGTCGGCGCCGGCGCGCGCGTGCGACAGCGCCTGCTTGACCAGCGCGTGCACGGTGACGTCGTTGGCCACGTAGCCGCTCTCGTCGAGGATCCCGTCCTGGCCGTGGGTGGTGAACGGATCCAGGGCGACGTCGGTGATCACGCCCAGCTGCGGGAAGCGCGCCTTCAGCGCGCGCACCGCGCGCTGGGCCAGGCCGTCCTCGGCCCAGGCCGCCTCGGCGTCCAGCGACTTGGCCTCGGCCGGGGTCACCGGGAACAGCGCCAGTGCCGGCACTTTCAGTTCCGCCGCCTGTTCGGCCACCGCCAGCAGCGCATCGATCGACAGCCGCTCCACGCCCGGCATCGACGGCACCGTGGCGCGGCCGGGCAGGTCGTGGACGAACACCGGGTAGATCAGATCGTCGGCGCTCAGCACGTGCTCGCGCACGAGCCGGCGGGAGAAGTCGTCGCGGCGCATGCGCCGCAGGCGGACGTGGGGGAAGCTCATCGGGAACTCCGCAGGACGCAGGCGGCCATGATACGCCCGGCCTGCGGCGGGCCTGACCGGTTCACCGACCGCTACGGGCCGCCGGACGGGATTTGCGGCCGATTCACACCGGTCGGCGGATGATGCGGTCACAATCCATCGCCTAACCGTCGGGGACCGCCATGCGCCTGCAGATCGCCATCGTGACCGCTGTCCTGTTCCTGTCCGGCTGCGCCGGGTCGTCCAAGGTGATGATCGGCCAGGCCCGCCCGCCGATCGATCCGGCGCAGGTCCAGGTCTATTCCGTGCCGCCACCCGGCTCGCTGGACGTGGCCCAGCTGGAAGCCTCCAGCGCGATCGGCTTCGGCACCCAGGGCCAGACCGACTCGGCCGTCGAACGGCTCAAGCGCGAGGCTGCGGCCTTGGGCGCCAACGGCATCGTGCTGATCGGCGTCGGCACGGCCGGCTCGCCGGCGAGCATGTCGGTCGGCGCCGGCAGCTGGGGCCGCAGTTCCTATGGCGGTGTCGGCATCGGCATCCCGACCAGCCAGAAGAAGGCGGCGGCCATGGCGATCTGGGTGCCGCCGGGCGCGCAGCAGCAGCCGTCGCCAGCACCGTCGACCACGCCGTTGTAGGAGCCCAGCTTGCTGGCGACATGGGCGTCGGAGTGCCGAGGGCGTCGCCTGTGCCGACGGCGTCGTGTCGCCGGCTGAACCCGGCTCCTACAACGGCAGCGCCGCACCGCTCTTCTGTAGGAGCTGACTTCAGTCGGCGACACGAGCGTCGGAACCACGAGGGCGTCTGTGCCGACGGCATCGCGTCGCGGGCAAGCCCGGCTCCTACAACGGCCGCGTCGCGTTCCTGCAGGAGCCCGGCTTGCTGGCGATGCGGGCGTCGGAATGCCGGGGGCGTCGCCTGTGCCGCCGGCGTCGTGTCGCCGGCTGAACCCGGCTCCTACAAGGCATAGGGCGTCGCGGCCGGTAGCGAACGGCCGCCCGCGTCGACGCTGTCCCCCGCAGCTCAACGCCCCGGTTGCAGACACCGCGCGAAGAAATCCTCCGCCAGCCGGTACCGGTGCAGCGCATCCTTGCCCGCCAGTCCGTGCTTGGCGCCCGGATAGGCCATCAGCTCGAACGGCTGCCCGCGCTGCTGCAGCGCCGCCATCACCGCGGTGGAATTGGTGAACAGCACGTTGTCGTCGGCCATGCCATGGACCAGCAGCAGCTTCGGCGCGCCTTCGCCGACCAGGCCGTCGACATGGGTGAGCACGCGCGCGTCGCGGTAGCCGTCGGGGTTGGCCGCCGGCAGGTCCATGTAGCGCTCGGTGTAGTGGGTGTCGTACAGGGCCCAGTCGCTGACCGGCGCGCCGGCCACGCCGCAGGCGTAGGCGTCGGTGCGGGCCAGCAGCATCAGGGTCATGTAGCCGCCGTTGGACCAGCCGTGCACGCCGATCCGCGCCGGGTCGACCCACGGTTGCGACTTCAGCCACTCGACTCCACGCAGTTGGTCGTCCACTTCCACCGTGCCCTGCCGGCCGTACAGCGCACCGCCGAAATCGCGGCCACGGCGCGGGGTGCCGCGGTTGTCCAGCGAGAACACCACGTAGCCCTGCTGCGCCAGGTACTGGTTGAACAGCGCATCGCTGCGCGACGGCCAGGCGCGGGTCACGGTCTGCGCGGCCGGGCCGCCATAGACGAAGACCACGACCGGGTGCCGCTTCGCCGGATCGAAGCCTTCGGGCTTGATCAGGCTGTAGTGCAGGGGCGTGGTGCCGTCGGCCGCGGTGATCGTGCCGAACTCGACCGGGCGCTGCGCGTCGCGGTACTGCGCGTAGGGATGCGACGGGTCGTCCAGGTCGTTGCGCAGCAGCGTGGCCAGTCGGGTGCCGTCGTTGCCGAACAGCTCGATCTGCGGCGGCGTGCCCGGCGCGGACCAGCTGTCGACGTAGACGCTGGCGTTGCGCGCGAAGCTGGCGGCGTGGATGCCGGCCTGTTGCGACAGCTTCTCCACCGCGCCGCCGGCCAGCGGCACGCGGTAGACATGTTTCTCCAGCGCGGAGTCCCTGGTGCCGGCGAACCATACGTAGCCGGCCTTCGGGTCCAGTGCCAGCACCTCGTCCACCCCCCAGTCGCCGGAGGTCAGCGGCGCGAGCGTGGCGCCGTCCTCGGAGGCCAGGTACAGGTGCTGGAAGCCGCTGCGCTCGGACGACCACAGGAAGCGGCCGTCGGGCAGGAAGCGCAGGCTGTTGTGCAGCGGCACCCAGGTCTTGGAGGTCTCGGTGGCCAGGATGCGCTGCGCGCCGGTGGCCAGGGTGGTCTCGACCAGTTCGAGGGTCCTCTGGTCGCGCGACTGGCGCTGGAAGGTCAGGCGCTGCGGATCGCGCCAGTCGACGCGGGCCAGGTAGATGTCCTGCTCCGGACCGAGGTCGATCCATTGCGGCTTCGCACCGGCCTTCGGCGCGACGACGCCCAGCTGCACCAGCACGTTGCGGTCGCCGGCGGCCGGATAGCGCTGCTCGATCACCTCGGTGCGGTCGGCGTAGACCTCGTAGCGCTTCTGTACCGGCACCGGTGATTCGTCGATGCGGGCGAAGGCGATCGCGCTGTCGTCCGGCGCCCACCAGTAGCCGGTGTGGCGGTCCATCTCCTCGTCGGCGACGAACTCGGCCACGCCGTTGCCGATGGTGTCGCTGCCGTCGAAGGTCAGCTGCGCTTCCTTGCCGCTGGCCAGGTCGATCACCCACAGGTTGCGGCCGCGGACGAAGCTGGCGTAGCCGCCCCTGGGCGAGATCCGCGGGTCGGTGGCGAAGCCGCGGCCGCTGGTGAGGCGGCGCACCGCGTCGGCGCCGCCGCGATCCAGGTCGTAGAAGTAGAGCTCGCCACCGAGCGGAAACAGCAGCGCGCGGCCGTCCGGCGCCCACTGGTAGTCGACGATGCCGGAGTAGGCGGCGATGCGCTGGCGCTCGCGCCGCGCCTTCTCCTCGTCGCTGAGCGTTTCG is a genomic window containing:
- the hemB gene encoding porphobilinogen synthase, whose protein sequence is MSFPHVRLRRMRRDDFSRRLVREHVLSADDLIYPVFVHDLPGRATVPSMPGVERLSIDALLAVAEQAAELKVPALALFPVTPAEAKSLDAEAAWAEDGLAQRAVRALKARFPQLGVITDVALDPFTTHGQDGILDESGYVANDVTVHALVKQALSHARAGADVVAPSDMMDGRIGAIREALEAEGFVNTKIMAYSAKYASAFYGPFRDAVGSAGNLGKGGKHTYQMDPANGDEALREVELDIAEGADMVMVKPGLPYLDVVRRVKDAFGVPTFAYQVSGEYAMLKAAAANGWLDEKACALEALLAFKRAGADGVLSYFALDAARWLREG
- a CDS encoding S9 family peptidase, with translation MLAAAPLHAAKLTLEAITGPAPLSGPTLMKPQVAPDGSRVTFLRGKDSDRNRLDLWEYHIASGQTRLLVDSSVVLPGAETLSDEEKARRERQRIAAYSGIVDYQWAPDGRALLFPLGGELYFYDLDRGGADAVRRLTSGRGFATDPRISPRGGYASFVRGRNLWVIDLASGKEAQLTFDGSDTIGNGVAEFVADEEMDRHTGYWWAPDDSAIAFARIDESPVPVQKRYEVYADRTEVIEQRYPAAGDRNVLVQLGVVAPKAGAKPQWIDLGPEQDIYLARVDWRDPQRLTFQRQSRDQRTLELVETTLATGAQRILATETSKTWVPLHNSLRFLPDGRFLWSSERSGFQHLYLASEDGATLAPLTSGDWGVDEVLALDPKAGYVWFAGTRDSALEKHVYRVPLAGGAVEKLSQQAGIHAASFARNASVYVDSWSAPGTPPQIELFGNDGTRLATLLRNDLDDPSHPYAQYRDAQRPVEFGTITAADGTTPLHYSLIKPEGFDPAKRHPVVVFVYGGPAAQTVTRAWPSRSDALFNQYLAQQGYVVFSLDNRGTPRRGRDFGGALYGRQGTVEVDDQLRGVEWLKSQPWVDPARIGVHGWSNGGYMTLMLLARTDAYACGVAGAPVSDWALYDTHYTERYMDLPAANPDGYRDARVLTHVDGLVGEGAPKLLLVHGMADDNVLFTNSTAVMAALQQRGQPFELMAYPGAKHGLAGKDALHRYRLAEDFFARCLQPGR